atcacttaaaAAGTGTTGTAGGTAGATcaaataggtggtatagtgtcagtagatgcagccacagtcattacccatgcatctCCCTCCCCTcagtccagcccattatttattatttattggtttttttgtttttttacaacaaGAAGAAGAGTAGAAAGCAGTGCTACGTgtttttgttatcactgaaaaatcacacctttaCCTATGGCACAAAACCTatccagaattgggctgtcacacaTATGGATTTATGACTGTGTTCCACTGTTATAAAATGTCTTTTGTGccgctggcagccattttagaaGTGCTGCTGCAATTTAGCGGCAGCCTGGGAGGAccaccaccagatccaggagggTAAGTCCAAATGGCGGTGGGGGTTAGGGAACAGGGAGGGAAgatggcagaatggggaggagacagggcagggaaaggggcgGTACTAGTGGTAGCAATACTACCAACCCCTTCCCAGCCTAGATCTGCCTTCTGGGTTCACTCAGACTTGAGCAAGCAAAGTAACTGGCACAGATGTGAGTAAACCCATGCAGGCAATgcctgggcaaaggaacaaatgtccccttatcctaaggagacctctggggcctgaagctcccccatgggatacatcATGTactctattggcacagctgcattggcacaaaggacgttaggtaggattgggctgcctgtacaAAGAAATGTCCTAGCCATGAGTTGCTGCATCAGGGATATATAAAAAAGCGATGTTCATCAAAGCAAGGAATTAAGCTATCATAGAAGAGATCAAAATGTGCATAATGGAGAAAAATCCCCTGTTCATAGGTATGTTCTTGCAATAGAAAAAATATTGTTAAACAACAAAAGCATTATCAgagtggaaagcatgattgcacAAAATACATTTCGTAATCAGCTtattttctttccctctttgtaTTGTTAGCGTTTCCTGATTTGGAAGCTGCCTCGAGAAGAACCATCACTTGTTTCAGACAACCTCACACCTTGGTCAAAACCTATTACTAAACAAGAGATTGAGGAAACAATGAAAAAGCAGTATAGAACCGTATATTCTGCAGATTATTTAGGTATACAACCAGGTAAGGACTTTGGTTTCCCATCTTCCTTTAAATTTCTGTAAATGAAATCACATTAAGGTACGGGACAGCTTCTGTAATTGAAAACAGTAGAGACGTGTTTTATCTAGAGGCATACCCCGGCCTGTTTTGTGGCATGAAGATGTTGAACTTCAGTTCTATACTTCCTTCCGCTTTCCTTCTCATGAGTGCGCAATCACTGCAGCAACAAGGAAGCGGCATGCAGTCCCATTTTCTAACAAGACACACCAGCCAGCTCCTCAACCAAACTAGGTATGATGTGGGGCATTCATGATCAGCTCTCCCAACATTTCTTTGTCTTTGATTAAAAGCAGAATTTTAGATTAATCTTGCAGTGCCTTCTCTACCATAGCCCTAATCCAAATCTCGTGCTCTAAAGcgggagtctccaaaccccagccagggggccagatgAGACCCGTGACAagtctctatccggcccacaacaagcctctgatcccctgcaagcctctggcccactcaactgaatgtgaccagagatgtgctccagttgcatctagacagtgttctgagggccggggaggtcATGCACCTCACCTAAGAATGCCTTctcaaggcctaaaaacatcacttcctggttttcctaaaaaaaacagaagtgacttttttgggcTGTcggaaggccttaggctttctaatgtatttatttaaattttatatttaaaatttatttatttttccagcccccaacaccataccagatatttgatatgaCCCTCTGACCTAAAAGTTTAGAGGCCCCTGCTCAAAAGCCATGGTTAGccatgaagaaggaaaaaagcacATAGACATCCATATAAAAACTTTGGCTGGGCAATTTAAGTTGGTAAAAGTTGATTTTCCTGTCTCTCTAAGATCAGAACCCTGAACTaaatcaccaccttcccccagctgctttttactttaaaaaaacaacatggtTTTGGGAGATCCAGTCATTGAACTTTTGTACCATGTCTTGTTTGATGAAGCAGCAGTACATGAAGCAAGCTAAAATATAGGCTTGGTTGGGAGGCTGGCTCATTGTCTCCCAAGTCCTTTCCCATTCTGCTCCATGTCTTGCTGTTAGCTGCATCATAAAttcagtcagttctcattatcactagagttaggttcctggaaactgttgcggatagcaaatttgcaggtaacgaaccattgatcctatgggatcaatggggttagatACAAGGAGTACCATGGCGGGGGAAGGGGTACCCTCCATGCCATCAGAAGAATTCAGccgagaccctcaggaagccagcagagtgcagcaagaagtgccaaaacatatctgaatgctgcagagaccttccagaggctgcaggggcctTCAGAATGGCAACTAccgcagacccctttaaaatggccagtaaTCTTCTTTGTAATTCAACACATTACTGCATCACTACTAACCATTCATTACTCAACTTGCTTTTGGTATGTTGGATGTGAGTTGTGTTGAGCGCTAGATGGGTGGGGAGGTGATAGCTCAAACTGTAGTTTCAATGTGTCATGTTTTCTTTGTGAATTGGTCCTCATTGGTCTCACCTGGCATTTGTCATCAGTGTATTCACTTATGGTTTACCTTTCTgaaatacagcacaatcctaaaataGCTTGCGATAagatatttatttacaaataaggtTTATGTGGCTGAGtctaaaacataattaaaaatgtTGCTTAAGTCTTcaagccacagattaaaacacattgtaggatctagttCCAACATTTCATGTTCAACTGTGGAAAGTCTTTTCAGGAGGTTTCAAAGAATTTTGTATCCTCTGCTTGATGCTATGGGTAACATCCCTTTTTGTAAGTAGCCAAAGTGACTAATTGGTCTCATCTGCTAGCTGACCACTGGCTTAATTGCTAGCTCCTGTTGGAATTTTTAAAGGCATATTTAGACTCCTTGCCTGTTCATCATTACTACAATTTCTTGTACAGGTTTGTCCTGTCCTCAAAGTTTTTTATTCTACTATATTTTTAATTCTAGTATATCTAGTTAGGACTAGATTCTACATTGTGTTTTAATCTGTCGCTTGAAGACTCGAGCAACATTAATTATGTTTTAGATCTTTATTTGATTTTAGGCATGCAGCTGCACTCCTTTTGGTGACTGGTCTACAGTGCAGTAATAACTGTGCAGGCCTAAATGACCACCTGCTATTTGCTTTGGATTTTGGTTTTCCCTCTTCTGATCAAAAAAAGAATTTGATAGATATTGGCCATGGCACTACTGTTTAACCTTTCCAGGTGCTTCAAGAGATGCTGCTTCTGCTCCACCAGACTGGAAAATGTTAGTCCCGCAGCCTCCAGATACTGAGACCAGGCGTAGTTACCagccccaaaccctggcccctgacTTGATGGACTTTACTCGGAAATATGGATGTAATGCAAAGCGCCATATGCCAGTGAAAGGCGCTGGTAAGAATAACTTTGGGTGTGAATTGTGATGAAACATTGACTTTGAAGCTTGTACGCGATGTTCAGAATTTGGTTTCTTAACCCCATTTTCTGTAAAAACCTTGGAGTTCAATACTGCCAAAGTCACTTCTGTTTACACATTTGAATAGTACTACTGAGGTGTCCAAAGGAAACTAGGAAAAGGAGTCTTGTGCTCCAAGAGCCACCTTGACTCAGTGGGTAGTGTGTGAGACACAGAGTTATGAGAAGTGGAATATGGATTCATTGTAGAGCTTTGAGAAAGGGAAAGCTTTCAGCATTCCCAATTCCTTAATAATAGTAGTATGGCATATTTCATAGGCTGTTTGGGAAggattaattattatttttattataggaATCTGTTGATTCATGAATTTTTCTTTAGGTTAGAACCCTATTCCCAGTCCTCTTTACCTTCCCATACCAGATAATTAAAATGCTTAGTTTCCCCTGTGCCATTGATTCATTCTGATCCTGGAACCGTAGCCTCACATATGGTGGTGGTGATAGTTTTTCTGTGGGGAGAAGTTTATATTGATGTTTGCTGTATTTTAAAAAGATGAGATGCACTCCACACTGGGGAAGGGTTGTACATGACCTTCAATGAACTAAACTTTAACAAAGATTGGCACTTCTTCAGGATATAGCCTTACTGGTGTTTATCCTCCCCTCTGCTTTCTTTAAGAGTATTACAAGTGTGCTCATGGTTGCTTAATACGGCAGAAGATCAGTGTCTAAAATTTTTTAGCATTGTAATTAAAACTCCAGGTGTATGGGGAAACAAGTGTAACGCTTAGCACGGGCagccctaacctgtgctggcacaggtggctggaggtcttctcaggataaggggatatttttcctcttacttgTATCAAATCcgagcctgccctatggggcttctcagatctattctatttagctggtgcaaatctgggaagcctggtaTAATGCTGGGACagttgggaagggggttaggatatggcagactCCACcgaccctcccccttcctgggcccaacccacccctattctgccctcccacacccAGAAATAGTCTCTCCTCACCTCCCCACTACCCTCTCCACACCTCTGTGCCAGTTGGTGTGATCCGAGGGATGCAGCATCGGCAGGCGAGCACAAGCCTTTGAGCCAGCACTGCTGGCTCACAAGTggttgcaaatgtgttttatggcatgtttaagaCACTCTGAGAAAGCACTGGGACATCTGTGCCAGCTCactaagggttcagtcctatctaaatttccagcACTCGTGCAGCTGTGATACAGCCCTGAGgcagaggaacaaatgttcctttaccttgtggaggcctccataactaccctcccaccaagggatgcagcgcacaccccactggcatggctacaccagggctggaaagttggataggattgggccctaagatggtaagattgtgctgtgagtttatTTTTACATTATTTTTAACATTCATAGACCATCTTCCTTTTCCTAAAAAAAGCAAGGGTTGGTTCACATCAACGTAATGAAACATTATAATTCATAGTTCAGAATAACTCATATATAAACAAACCCAGTTTATAACCCCAAACACACTCTTCCTTCAGTATCCCCTCCTGTTTGTGGGGGAAAATCCCCTAGTTTTCCCATTGTATGATTATCACTAAGGGTCACACCTTATTAAATTCGCCTTTgtttcccatttttttcttttctttttttaaatagcagccatTAGAAAGTTGCAATCCATAACAGGACCCTGACATACAGGGCTAAGCTCTTCCCCCTTTGTGGTTGTCCTGAGAAAATTGCAAATAATAGCTTCTCTCCTTGGGCAAAGAAAAAGCCAGAGTAGCAAagaatcatttttatttatttatttattacactgTACTGTATCTTTACACAAACCAGCTTTATGTATCTCTTGCTGGTTTGAATTCACAGTTCCTTCAGTGTCACTGGCTCAAATCTGGAACTATGAATGCACGAAACAGTTGAGCACATATCAAAGAGACTTTGGGAAGGATTATCTTGACATACTATCAGTCTTGAATTCCCTGGATCCGGAAGAAATTAAAGCATATGTGGAAAAAGCTCCTCATCCAGGTAAGTGTGAGAAAAAAATAGAATGAATTTTGCATAGACACTATTGAAGCTAAAAACAAACTTCCCAAATATCCCCCTTTAAATATCTCTGGTAAGTGTTCTTATTTTTCCATTTGCAGAATAGTTTTATTTCTCCTATCTCCTCATTCTTGTGCTCCGATAAAAGAATTATATAACAGTTCTGAGTTCTACAACTTATAGTTTCAAGTAATGGCCCTAATGTTCACCTATCCATATTTGTCTGCCTGTACTGCAGAAGAAAAGATTTCAGGAGCAGCACAAGTTGTTCAGTCTACAATAGTCCAGTATTTATTAATTTGCATTCTCTCCTATCTTTAAGGAGGTTAAAGTGGTATGCATGGAGTTCTTACCTGTTTCCATTCCAGGTCAGATCCAGATCTACTTTAGCTCAGCAACAGAACTACTCAGACTCAGGAACTTTTCAGTCTCTATTTGAGCTGTCTGTCCTAGTTGGCTGACTCTGTAAGAACCACAGGGATAGTCCttttcctccccccatcctccaCTGACACAACACATGAGCTTGAAATTCAGCTTGAAAAGAGCTTGAAGGGAGAcaaggcagaaattcagcaggatTTGTTTTCCCAGAATGGAAAAGCAGTGATGGGTAAAAGCTTCACCACTGAAATTCTATCATACACCTGCCAAATGCACAAACCTtctgtcagggggaaaaaaggagattTTGGAACTGTATGTTCTGTATCCCCACAGGGAAATGTTTTATGTCCATGAGAATTTTGCCTGAAAAATGCATgtcttataccaggggtgcccaaaccccggccctggggccacttgcggcccttgaagcctctcaatgtggccctcagagagcccccagtctccaatgagcctctggcccttcagagatttgttgaagcccacactggcccaaggcaactgctctcagtgtgagggcaactgtttgacctcttgcgtgacctgtagaatgagggctccctccactgcttgctgtttcatgtctataatgcagtagcggcagcaaaggaaaggccagccttttataggccttgagctattgcaagaccttcattcattcatagaagttcatctttaatatattcatttatgaaaacttaagtaaattaattcaaattttaaatgtaaattaattcttttttcccccggcccctgacacagtgacagagagatgatgtggccctcctgcaaaaaactttggacacccctgtcttatacTAACACAATTATTTCTCTGGCACTGTGATATCGACAGTGATTTTCACCGCAGTTGTCTCCTGTTTCTCCCCTTCCTGTGTCCCACTGCCCTCTTCAGATACTAAGAGAAAAAATGAGTCTGTCCCCAAATAAGCAAGAGATGAGGGATAGGCAGTTGGACCATGGCAGGAAAAATGATTTATGGCTGTTGAGGGTCAAAATGGTTGTCTAATTTGCAACTGGTTGTCCTCATTTTATGCCTGTAGGAGCTCTTGTGGAGATTCAAAAGCATTTAGGTCAGTTAACTGCAACAGAGATTGACGACTCACCTGTTCCCTGTACTAATGTGACGTAATTCTTGGGAGCCCATTTTGTCTAGATATGTAGACTTGATAATACCTTTCTTTCAATTGTGTCCATAGAGAAAGCAATCCTTCAGAACTTCCTTAACAAAGTCAATGGAGACAAGAAATCTGAAAGACCTTCAACTTCAAAGAAGCCAGGAGAGAATCCGCTTAAATGCATGTAAGCGCTGTTGGGGCACACTTCAGCATTATCCAGGGAAGCCAAATCACAGAAGAACACCCTTGTGAACCATTTGAAGATCTACGCCCAATTTTCTTATACTTGAAGGCTTCTTATGAAAATATAAAAGACTGTGGTAGCACAATCTCGTGTCATTAGTATGGATTCAAGAACTTTCATTCCTGTTACAGAAATTACTGTGTATTTTATACATTACAAGTCCCTGGACAAATCATTTTTACCCATTTCCAACTGAAATGAAAATATTATTTCCCATTCTATTCCTGTTCCCTTGTTATAATGATGTTGCAGTGTGAGAAAGTGGTTTCAATAAAGAGATTAAAAGAAGAGAATATTGTTACAGAAGAGAGCATTCATTCTAAACTAGGCTTCGGTTTGTCTTCTTGTGATATCAGATTTATTTCTGGATAGCAACTGTTTTAATTGGGGTTGCAAAACAATCTTCATCAATCATATTagtttttgtttattatttaacccaggggttctcaaacttcttgggagtaaaactcctgaggtaagtcttgacagggaagggaggaatgcaGT
This portion of the Tiliqua scincoides isolate rTilSci1 chromosome 3, rTilSci1.hap2, whole genome shotgun sequence genome encodes:
- the TEX26 gene encoding testis-expressed protein 26 isoform X4, producing the protein MFQEQSSTNSARAGRGQVIPLQADEPTGRNTYKDEFCWKPYSKAEPIRTGSASNVRRNNPQPSNRFLIWKLPREEPSLVSDNLTPWSKPITKQEIEETMKKQYRTVYSADYLGIQPGASRDAASAPPDWKMLVPQPPDTETRRSYQPQTLAPDLMDFTRKYGCNAKRHMPVKGAVPSVSLAQIWNYECTKQLSTYQRDFGKDYLDILSVLNSLDPEEIKAYVEKAPHPEKAILQNFLNKVNGDKKSERPSTSKKPGENPLKCM
- the TEX26 gene encoding testis-expressed protein 26 isoform X3, giving the protein MKHDFVFKPTTEPNADCARAGRGQVIPLQADEPTGRNTYKDEFCWKPYSKAEPIRTGSASNVRRNNPQPSNRFLIWKLPREEPSLVSDNLTPWSKPITKQEIEETMKKQYRTVYSADYLGIQPGASRDAASAPPDWKMLVPQPPDTETRRSYQPQTLAPDLMDFTRKYGCNAKRHMPVKGAVPSVSLAQIWNYECTKQLSTYQRDFGKDYLDILSVLNSLDPEEIKAYVEKAPHPEKAILQNFLNKVNGDKKSERPSTSKKPGENPLKCM
- the TEX26 gene encoding testis-expressed protein 26 isoform X1; amino-acid sequence: MDREKAAVLPPINRAAAEAPAALRPVMAPPWRPRSARVAPPAVGRIQWDPYESTMKHDFVFKPTTEPNADCARAGRGQVIPLQADEPTGRNTYKDEFCWKPYSKAEPIRTGSASNVRRNNPQPSNRFLIWKLPREEPSLVSDNLTPWSKPITKQEIEETMKKQYRTVYSADYLGIQPGASRDAASAPPDWKMLVPQPPDTETRRSYQPQTLAPDLMDFTRKYGCNAKRHMPVKGAVPSVSLAQIWNYECTKQLSTYQRDFGKDYLDILSVLNSLDPEEIKAYVEKAPHPEKAILQNFLNKVNGDKKSERPSTSKKPGENPLKCM
- the TEX26 gene encoding testis-expressed protein 26 isoform X2, which translates into the protein MDREKAAVLPPINRAAAEAPAALRPVMAPPWRPRSARVAPPAGRIQWDPYESTMKHDFVFKPTTEPNADCARAGRGQVIPLQADEPTGRNTYKDEFCWKPYSKAEPIRTGSASNVRRNNPQPSNRFLIWKLPREEPSLVSDNLTPWSKPITKQEIEETMKKQYRTVYSADYLGIQPGASRDAASAPPDWKMLVPQPPDTETRRSYQPQTLAPDLMDFTRKYGCNAKRHMPVKGAVPSVSLAQIWNYECTKQLSTYQRDFGKDYLDILSVLNSLDPEEIKAYVEKAPHPEKAILQNFLNKVNGDKKSERPSTSKKPGENPLKCM